TTCTAGCAATCGGTTCGGTGTCATCGTTGACGAAGGTACCGTTGGTCGACTGCAGATCGAGTAGAACCAGCGTTTCACCATCGCGCTCAATGCGACAATGTCGGCGCGACACGCTGTCGTTTTCGAGAACGATATCGTTGTCCTGTTCGCGCCCGATTGCGGTGTGGCCCTTGCGTAGCAAGTAACGCTTGCCGAGCTCGCGCCGCTTGGGCGAATAGATCACCACCAGCCAGTCATCGCCCTTGCTTTGCGAGAACCGTAGCTCATCGAGCGTGGTAACACGGGTCTTGATGTCTTGGTCGGAAGACTCCGTCACCTGGCGCCTAAGCGGTGCAAAAAAGAAGCACTCCAAAAAGCAGCCTACGAGGCACCTGGTAGGGCGTCAAGCAATTGGAACTCATCGTCACGACACTCAACTACAAGTAGATAGATCACGTACTTTTGCCCACCCCTAACGACGCGTATAGGTGCTTTGGAGCTTCCTCATACTGGCGTAATTGATGCTCGCATGGGCCAACAGCGGGGCGATCAGCGTGCCCAGCGCCTCGTACATGGCCCCGAGCACCAGGCCCATGGCACCGGCCCATACGGCCCATGGCCAAAGGCGTCGCGACAGGCCTCCGTGCAGGACGCCGAACAGCGCAGACGTGAGCCACAGACCGAGCACCGGTTGCATGGCACCGCGAAACAGCAGCTCCTCGCCTACTGCGGACGTGATAGCCAGAAGCGACACATGGCTCCGGGCCAGGGGGCCAATGAGGTGGCGGAACTCTCGTTGAA
The sequence above is a segment of the Pseudomonadota bacterium genome. Coding sequences within it:
- a CDS encoding CPBP family intramembrane metalloprotease, yielding MSSDSSQEPPSPYAGGSLAPRQVASAASLYALMALLSILWGWQQGRPNLLHHPTPAFTLSDSVGIAASLLAAITLTGITILGNAWFARFTKWGARLQREFRHLIGPLARSHVSLLAITSAVGEELLFRGAMQPVLGLWLTSALFGVLHGGLSRRLWPWAVWAGAMGLVLGAMYEALGTLIAPLLAHASINYASMRKLQSTYTRR